A single Chanos chanos chromosome 8, fChaCha1.1, whole genome shotgun sequence DNA region contains:
- the ftr84 gene encoding tripartite motif-containing protein 16: protein MDDYQDTYTCPLCVDGIRDPVTIPCGDTFCLECIKIYWDQSDHTGIYSCPQCRATFTPRPVLRRNTPNVGSLEPRTLPELTPFPYLRRDVLCDFCTGRRNRAVKSCLMCLAYYCETHIKPHYESATFKRHKLVDETGHLDRKICPQHEKGLELFCRSDQMCICVLCTVREHRSHNIVSSEEERTEKQKVLVVTQSEIQHIIQERMKELQELRHNVDVLKGNAHRAQADSDKIFTEMQQAVERWHAEISQLIQANLQSAMAQAQGYVERLEQEIMELQRRDAELRQILDTEDNIHFLQNFPTLSVAPEPMVPKVLINPEFSFGEVTKTVTDMKEHLDDICKKELGNISKRVNDTPVYVLIPRTGRLKGSMRVDFQEPKSRADFLRYACRLTFDPNTAFKELVLSDGNRRVTRKRTVQYYADNPERFDGFCQILCVEPLDGFRHYWEAEWTGEFSIGVAYRSISRKGKNSNSLLGYNDKSWSLLCSDSGHSAWHNKMDKDLPGVVRATRIGVYLDYAGNSVSFYAVSETMELVHKFQAKFSEPLYAGFGVGSSVTLCTVEKNTRTYR from the exons ATGGATGACTATCAGGACACCTACACCTGTCCATTGTGCGTTGACGGTATACGGGATCCTGTCACCATTCCCTGTGGAGACACATTTTGCCTAGAATGCATCAAGATCTACTGGGACCAGTCCGATCACACTGGCATTTACAGCTGTCCCCAGTGTCGTGCCACTTTTACTCCGCGTCCGGTCCTGCGCCGAAATACACCCAACGTGGGCAGCCTGGAGCCACGCACACTGCCCGAGCTCACCCCTTTCCCGTACCTCAGACGTGACGTGCTGTGTGACTTCTGCACGGGTCGGCGTAACCGCGCCGTAAAGTCCTGTTTAATGTGTCTGGCCTACTACTGCGAGACGCACATCAAACCGCACTATGAGTCAGCCACTTTCAAACGGCACAAGCTGGTGGACGAGACGGGGCACCTGGACAGAAAGATCTGCCCACAGCATGAGAAAGGTCTGGAGCTCTTCTGTCGCTCCGATCAGATGTGCATCTGCGTTCTGTGCACTGTGAGGGAACATCGCAGCCACAACATTGTCAGTTCTGAAGAAGAgcgcacagagaaacag AAAGTCTTGGTTGTGACACAGTCAGAGATTCAGCATATCATTCAGGAGAGGAtgaaggagctgcaggagctCAGGCACAATGTAGATGTTCTCAAG GGTAATGCTCACAGGGCCCAGGCGGACAGCGATAAAATCTTCACAGAGATGCAGCAGGCCGTGGAACGCTGGCATGCGGAGATCAGCCAACTCATTCAAGCAAATCTGCAGTCAGCTATGGCGCAG GCTCAGGGATACGTGGAGCGGCTGGAGCAGGAGATAATGGAGCTCCAGCGTAGAGATGCTGAACTGCGTCAGATACTGGACACAGAGGATAACATCCACTTCCTGCAG AATTTCCCCACCTTGTCTGTGGCCCCAGAGCCCATGGTACCCAAAGTCCTGATCAACCCGGAGTTCTCTTTTGGAGAGGTGACCAAGACAGTCACAGACATGAAAGAACATCTCGATGACATCTGTAAGAAAGAGCTGGGAAATATCTCCAAGAGAG TTAATGACACACCGGTCTATGTCCTGATCCCAAGGACTGGGCGACTGAAAG GTTCCATGAGAGTGGATTTTCAGGAGCCTAAAAGCAGAGCAGATTTCCTTCGAT ACGCTTGCAGACTAACTTTTGACCCCAACACAGCCTTTAAAGAGCTGGTTCTGTCAGATGGTAATCGTAGGGTGACCCGAAAGAGAACCGTCCAGTACTATGCAGATAACCCAGAACGCTTCGACGGTTTCTGCCAGATCCTGTGCGTGGAACCTCTGGATGGATTCCGTCACTACTGGGAGGCTGAGTGGACTGGGGAGTTCTCCATTGGAGTGGCATACAGAAGCATCAGCCGCAAAGGCAAGAACTCCAACAGCCTGCTTGGTTACAACGACAAGTCCTGGAGTCTGCTCTGCTCAGACTCCGGCCACTCTGCCTGGCACAACAAAATGGATAAAGACCTTCCTGGGGTTGTCCGTGCCACAAGGATCGGCGTGTATCTGGACTACGCTGGAAACTCAGTGTCATTCTACGCGGTTTCTGAAACCATGGAGCTCGTCCACAAGTTCCAGGCGAAGTTCTCAGAGCCTCTGTATGCAGGGTTTGGAGTGGGATCATCAGTTACACTGTGCACGGTGGAGAAGAACACGCGCACTTATCGCTAA
- the nfkbib gene encoding NF-kappa-B inhibitor beta, producing MAGTQRQTAPDFECDSRKQNARPGFSFGPEKRDGTDAVSEDWCDSGLDSLGGVALGVSTTDGTDAAHWQSETEWIPDPESNGSENCVSVGGGDRLDSAIGESITDETVGRLSAGIGTIILSEPVGPNATESGQTGRVGATSREEERQRREELFNTLNFLSEDGDTALHLALIHEQWGFVDYLLSVIALDPSWTQYLDIQNDLGQTALHLAVIVDQWECVRGLLWGGANAELQERGGNTPLHLAVREQRVECVRELTACPRTPQDHMHVTNFSGVTALHLAVQKGNYDIIGMLLKAGADVNQRDLSSGRSPLHWAVESQKPAVVELLLWAGAMVDQRSYAGHTPLYCAIHRPNKDVQELLRAGGATHSPEDEEDDEEEDERESEEEEFDDVIINGQRVL from the exons ATGGCGGGGACACAAAGGCAGACGGCACCAGATTTTGAGTGTGATTCTCGAAAGCAGAACGCACGGCCTGGATTCAGTTTTGGGCCGGAGAAACGCGATGGTACGGATGCAGTTTCAGAGGACTGGTGCGATAGTGGACTGGACTCTCTCGGTGGCGTAGCCCTCGGTGTCAGTACCACTGACGGCACTGACGCCGCACACTGGCAGTCTGAAACAGAGTGGATCCCTGACCCAGAGTCAAACGGCTCTGAAAATTGTGTATCCGTTGGAGGTGGGGACAGGCTCGACTCAGCTATCGGAGAGTCCATTACTGATGAGACGGTTGGGAGGCTTTCGGCCGGGATCGGAACCATAATTCTGAGCGAACCAGTCGGCCCTAACGCCACGGAAAGTGGTCAAACTGGGAGGGTCGGAGCGACGAGTCGGGAGGAGGAACGCCAGCGAAGAGAAGAGTTGTTCAATACTCTCAACTTTCTATCGGAGGACGGTGACAC cGCTCTCCACTTGGCCCTGATTCACGAGCAATGGGGCTTTGTAGACTATCTCCTCAGTGTCATTGCCTTGGACCCCAGCTGGACCCAGTACCTGGACATCCAGAATGATTTGGGCCAG acGGCATTACATCTGGCAGTGATAGTGGATCAGTGGGAGTGTGTGCGGGGGCTCCTGTGGGGAGGTGCGAACGCTGAGCTTCAGGAAAGAGGAGGCAACACTCCTCTCCACCTTGCTGTGCGTGAACAgcgagtggagtgtgtgagagagttgaCTGCCTGTCCACGGACCCCTCAAGACCACATGCATGTCACCAACTTCTCAG GAGTCACGGCGCTCCATTTGGCTGTACAGAAGGGGAATTATGACATCATTGGTATGCTGCTGAAAGCTGGAGCAGATGTGAATCAGAGA gACTTGAGTTCGGGGCGTTCTCCTCTGCACTGGGCAGTGGAGTCTCAGAAACCTGCTGTAGTCGAGCTGTTGCTATGGGCTGGGGCCATGGTTGACCAGCGGAGTTACGCTGGACACACTCCACTTTACTGCGCCATCCACAGGCCAAACAAAGATGTCCAGGAACTGCTGCGTGCTGGAGGGGCAACACACTCAcctgaggatgaggaggacgatgaggaagaggacgaaCGAGAGAGCGAAGAG GAGGagtttgatgatgtcatcatcaaTGGACAACGAGTGCTGTAA